From the Quercus lobata isolate SW786 chromosome 6, ValleyOak3.0 Primary Assembly, whole genome shotgun sequence genome, one window contains:
- the LOC115993585 gene encoding uncharacterized protein LOC115993585 gives MTFNFLRRSITFSLVVNSHFSLSVCRFCSKASTTILDKETEITTRSAPSFSYSSSLHLSPLFTDDKAHSGSYDIELVDHDTWRVSSGLAQAWQGVDGSSSLGTNSLMVDEPVDSCSQVVECDQDFDDIDNMRIRGNLFYKLDRDSKEFEEYNLDFHRRKSSNRENDRKESKKAEKKDIPSGNVAPRVEKLPKVVSNKIVKSPLDEMDNACVGKKKLRTPTYNQLTGPYHEPFCLDIYISKASVRACVVHRVTSKVVAVAHSISKDMKFDLASTRNVTACGAVGAVLAQRALADDIHDVVYTPRKGDRLEGKLQIVLQSIIDNGVNVKVKLKQKRPIGGGLSSTP, from the coding sequence CTTCTCATTAGTTGTGaattctcatttttctttgagCGTGTGTCGTTTTTGCTCCAAGGCCTCCACAACAATTCTTGATAAAGAGACAGAGATAACAACACGTTCAGCACCTTCTTTTAGTTATTCTAGTAGTCTTCATCTCTCTCCATTGTTTACTGATGATAAAGCTCATTCGGGTAGTTATGATATTGAGCTTGTGGATCATGATACGTGGAGAGTTTCATCGGGTTTAGCACAAGCTTGGCAAGGAGTAGATGGTAGTTCTTCATTGGGAACAAATTCTCTTATGGTTGATGAACCAGTTGATTCTTGTTCTCAAGTTGTTGAGTGTGATCAGGACTTCGATGACATTGATAATATGAGAATTCGTGGTAATCTGTTCTATAAACTTGACCGGGATTccaaggaatttgaagagtacAATCTTGATTTCCACCGGAGGAAGTCTTCAAATCGAGAGAATGATCGAAAGGAAAGCAAAAAGGCAGAGAAAAAGGATATCCCAAGTGGTAACGTGGCCCCAAGAGTTGAAAAACTTCCTAAGGTAGTAAGCAACAAAATTGTTAAGTCTCCACTTGATGAAATGGATAATGCTTGTGTTGGTAAGAAGAAGCTAAGGACTCCGACTTATAATCAACTTACTGGTCCTTACCACGAACCTTTTTGCTTGGACATTTACATATCCAAGGCTTCTGTTCGTGCCTGTGTTGTTCACAGGGTGACAAGTAAGGTTGTTGCTGTGGCACATTCCATTTCTAAAGATATGAAGTTCGACCTGGCTTCGACTAGGAATGTGACTGCTTGTGGTGCTGTGGGGGCGGTTCTGGCTCAGAGGGCATTGGCTGATGATATTCATGATGTGGTTTACACTCCAAGGAAGGGGGACAGATTGGAAGGGAAGCTTCAGATTGTGCTTCAATCTATCATTGATAATGGTGTTAATGTGAAGGTGAAGCTTAAGCAAAAGAGACCCATTGGAGGTGGTCTGTCATCTACACCTTAA
- the LOC115993586 gene encoding ferredoxin C 1, chloroplastic, whose product MATLHFTPSPTLFLPRHNHPTKLSATAFHHKIKPSRLSSHIVRSYKVVIEHEGQTTQLEVEPDETILAKALDSGLSVPHDCKLGVCMTCPARLLSGSVDQSDGMLSDDVVERGYALLCAAYPRSDCHIRTIPEDELLSLQLATAND is encoded by the coding sequence atggcAACCCTTCACTTCACTCCATCTCCTACACTCTTTCTACCAAGACACAACCACCCCACCAAGCTTTCTGCTACTGCATTTCATCACAAAATCAAACCATCCCGGCTCTCTTCACATATTGTTCGATCATACAAAGTGGTCATTGAGCACGAGGGTCAAACTACCCAGCTAGAAGTGGAACCAGACGAGACCATTCTAGCCAAGGCACTTGACTCTGGCCTGTCTGTCCCACATGACTGCAAGCTTGGGGTATGCATGACTTGCCCAGCTCGGCTTTTGAGTGGCTCAGTTGATCAGAGTGATGGTATGCTTAGTGATGATGTGGTGGAGCGAGGTTATGCACTTTTATGTGCAGCTTATCCACGCTCGGATTGTCACATTAGAACTATTCCTGAGGATGAGCTGCTTTCTTTGCAATTAGCAACAGCTAATGActaa